A region from the Actinomycetota bacterium genome encodes:
- the hisB gene encoding imidazoleglycerol-phosphate dehydratase HisB: MGRTATISRATKETDIAVTVDLDGTGAVEAATGVPFFDHMLDAFGRHGLLDLAVRATGDLEVDAHHTVEDVGICLGAAIAEALGDKSGIRRFGSAAVPMDEALVLAAIDISGRGGLVYKVDLPIEFIGAFDTTLAKEFLVALATNAGLTLHVHSLAGENSHHIVEASFKAVARALREAVGVDPRADGVPSTKGSL; encoded by the coding sequence ATGGGTAGGACAGCCACGATATCGCGCGCGACGAAGGAGACCGACATCGCGGTCACTGTCGACCTCGACGGGACCGGCGCGGTCGAAGCTGCCACAGGCGTTCCCTTCTTCGACCACATGCTCGATGCCTTCGGGCGCCACGGACTGCTCGATCTCGCCGTGCGTGCCACCGGCGACCTGGAGGTCGACGCGCACCACACGGTCGAAGACGTCGGCATATGCCTCGGGGCTGCGATCGCCGAAGCGCTCGGCGACAAGAGCGGGATCCGCAGGTTCGGCTCCGCTGCCGTGCCGATGGACGAGGCGCTGGTGCTGGCTGCCATCGACATCTCCGGGCGAGGCGGGCTCGTCTACAAGGTCGACCTGCCGATCGAGTTCATCGGCGCTTTCGACACGACGCTGGCCAAGGAGTTCCTCGTCGCACTGGCCACCAACGCCGGGCTGACTCTGCACGTCCACAGCCTGGCCGGCGAGAACAGTCACCACATCGTTGAGGCCTCGTTCAAGGCCGTCGCGCGCGCACTTCGCGAAGCGGTCGGAGTCGACCCGCGGGCAGACGGCGTTCCCTCCACGAAGGGTTCACTGTGA
- the hisH gene encoding imidazole glycerol phosphate synthase subunit HisH, with protein sequence MIAIADYKMGNLRSVQKGFEHAGVADVRVTDDPMVLETADAIVLPGVGAFRDASQNLRESGMWDIVVRRVAEGTPFLGICLGMQLLADVGLEDGEWQGLGIVSGTCERLPGGVKIPHIGWNTVQYPRGSALFAGIAEDTAFYFVHSYFLNPEGSSCIIGTAEYGIRFAAAVQVGDAYAVQFHPEKSSSAGLALLSNFGRIVKERAQ encoded by the coding sequence ATGATCGCGATAGCCGACTACAAGATGGGAAACCTTCGGAGTGTTCAGAAGGGCTTTGAGCACGCGGGGGTCGCCGACGTGCGGGTGACTGATGACCCGATGGTGCTCGAGACTGCCGACGCTATCGTGCTGCCCGGCGTCGGGGCGTTTCGCGACGCTTCGCAGAACCTGCGCGAGAGCGGGATGTGGGACATCGTCGTGCGCCGGGTAGCGGAGGGGACGCCATTCCTTGGCATATGTCTGGGGATGCAGCTGCTGGCCGATGTCGGACTCGAGGACGGGGAGTGGCAAGGCCTCGGCATCGTCTCCGGGACATGCGAACGCTTGCCAGGTGGGGTGAAGATCCCGCACATCGGGTGGAACACGGTGCAGTATCCGCGCGGGAGCGCGCTCTTTGCCGGAATCGCCGAGGACACGGCGTTCTACTTCGTGCACTCGTATTTCCTGAATCCGGAAGGCTCCTCATGTATTATCGGAACTGCTGAGTACGGCATTCGGTTTGCTGCAGCGGTGCAGGTTGGTGACGCCTACGCCGTCCAGTTCCACCCCGAGAAGTCGTCCTCGGCAGGACTTGCTCTTCTCTCGAACTTCGGACGAATCGTCAAGGAGCGCGCGCAATGA